The following proteins are co-located in the Pomacea canaliculata isolate SZHN2017 linkage group LG8, ASM307304v1, whole genome shotgun sequence genome:
- the LOC112569830 gene encoding homeotic protein ocelliless-like isoform X1, producing the protein MLQVDNLSPSATLTSAANTASVASTAALSAYENQNRGVTNLALPQSSRPHPSAFQDHCPQVQEGVRRAGSVLVHWTHNGPSMQSAAGNATDDDDDEDDDDDDSRPFTPPPPRGRLSYTRYQLELLNGIYQEVRYPNTVQKQLIAKRVGITREQVKIWFQNRRRKDVVGSRAGNRDAATAEKSTNDSTSATRDAIISTTASSRSTSPSVCSKEEDSPDAEGASDMLYVGNGATGDNRAGHEADLRGANVGKTASRMVPEVVMRSVISELGRFSSDKLKSKKNKRKNRLKQRGRTPSSSSSSAGGGSGGGGGVPVRFTPGGMVAGEASDGSVHARSSLSRLFCPYDMVAPPNKVTPTAFLNTAANRFYHSYGSSAFSSPRDIRPDSLPPGGGMACMPNLEGVGLSPGMGGAVPSDASHHHHHHPVLSGLGMAGVGLMPVGQPPGTGAHEGLPVLSDMLGPHHHRHPLDSSTLGREVRESSSQPHPAEDASENRSTTHHHNHLSPFNMSSSSAPSLSMNRVFPFPIFADPPIVLSNLNQHESLRGHSSWPALPPTHLNPMSTLDESYKPVLISSITNPFYTHSSPTPHWPIQHTAPDSSSAGGFTQL; encoded by the exons CTCTTTCTGCATACGAGAACCAGAACAGGGGGGTGACAAATCTCGCCCTCCCCCAGTCTTCGCGCCCCCACCCATCCGCCTTCCAAGACCACTGTCCGCAGGTTCAAGAAGGAGTCAGGAGAGCAGGAAGTGTTCTAGTTCACTGGACACATAATGGGCCCAGCATGCAGTCGGCTGCTGGGAACGCGaccgacgatgatgacgatgaagatgacgacgatgatg ATTCTCGCCCTTTCACCCCTCCACCACCCCGCGGACGCCTCAGCTACACGCGGTACCAGTTGGAGTTGCTGAACGGCATTTACCAAGAAGTGCGCTACCCCAATACAGTGCAAAAGCAACTGATCGCAAAGCGCGTGGGGATCACCCGCGAACAAGTCAAG ATCTGGTTCCAAAACCGTAGGCGAAAGGACGTAGTGGGAAGCAGAGCGGGAAACAGAGATGCAGCCACCGCCGAGAAATCCACCAATGACTCTACTTCAGCCACTCGCGATGCCATCATCAGCACCACGGCAAGCAGCAGGAGCACGTCCCCCAGCGTGTGTTCCAAGGAGGAAGACTCTCCAGACGCGGAAGGTGCTTCAGACATGCTTTACGTGGGCAACGGGGCCACGGGAGATAACAGAGCTGGCCACGAGGCTGACCTAAGGGGTGCCAACGTCGGCAAGACGGCCAGTCGAATGGTGCCGGAAGTGGTGATGCGCAGCGTCATCTCAGAACTGGGACGCTTCAGCAGCGACAAGCTCAAGTCCAAGAAGAACAAGCGCAAGAACCGGCTCAAGCAGCGCGGGCGCACtccctcatcgtcgtcgtcctcagCAGGAGGTGGgtctggaggaggaggaggagtgccGGTCCGATTTACTCCAGGAGGTATGGTGGCCGGAGAGGCCAGCGACGGGAGCGTACATGCGAGGTCCTCCCTGAGCCGGCTGTTCTGCCCTTACGACATGGTGGCGCCGCCTAACAAGGTCACTCCAACGGCTTTCCTCAACACCGCCGCCAACCGCTTCTACCACTCGTACGGCTCCTCGGCATTCAGCAGTCCGCGCGATATCCGCCCCGACTCCCTACCCCCGGGTGGAGGCATGGCCTGCATGCCCAACCTGGAGGGGGTGGGCCTGTCCCCCGGCATGGGAGGGGCTGTTCCTTCCGATgccagccaccaccaccaccatcacccggTACTGTCGGGACTAGGAATGGCGGGTGTGGGGCTCATGCCTGTGGGCCAACCGCCAGGGACGGGGGCGCATGAAGGACTTCCTGTGCTGTCCGACATGCTGGGGCCTCATCATCACCGCCACCCTCTGGACTCCAGCACCCTCGGGAGGGAGGTCCGAGAGTCCTCCTCGCAGCCACATCCCGCAGAGGACGCGAGTGAAAACAGGTCGACCACCCATCATCACAACCACCTTTCTCCCTTCAACATGTCGTCATCTTCTGCGCCTTCGTTGTCGATGAATCGTGTCTTCCCGTTCCCCATTTTTGCTGATCCTCCCATCGTCCTATCCAACCTAAACCAGCACGAGTCTTTGAGGGGACACTCAAGCTGGCCCGCCCTTCCGCCCACCCATCTGAACCCCATGTCCACGCTGGACGAGTCCTACAAACCTGTCCTGATTTCCTCCATCACCAACCCCTTCTACACGCACTCGTCGCCAACGCCACATTGGCCCATCCAGCACACAGCGCCAGATTCTTCTTCTGCGGGAGGTTTTACTCAACTGTGA
- the LOC112569830 gene encoding homeotic protein ocelliless-like isoform X2: protein MQSAAGNATDDDDDEDDDDDDSRPFTPPPPRGRLSYTRYQLELLNGIYQEVRYPNTVQKQLIAKRVGITREQVKIWFQNRRRKDVVGSRAGNRDAATAEKSTNDSTSATRDAIISTTASSRSTSPSVCSKEEDSPDAEGASDMLYVGNGATGDNRAGHEADLRGANVGKTASRMVPEVVMRSVISELGRFSSDKLKSKKNKRKNRLKQRGRTPSSSSSSAGGGSGGGGGVPVRFTPGGMVAGEASDGSVHARSSLSRLFCPYDMVAPPNKVTPTAFLNTAANRFYHSYGSSAFSSPRDIRPDSLPPGGGMACMPNLEGVGLSPGMGGAVPSDASHHHHHHPVLSGLGMAGVGLMPVGQPPGTGAHEGLPVLSDMLGPHHHRHPLDSSTLGREVRESSSQPHPAEDASENRSTTHHHNHLSPFNMSSSSAPSLSMNRVFPFPIFADPPIVLSNLNQHESLRGHSSWPALPPTHLNPMSTLDESYKPVLISSITNPFYTHSSPTPHWPIQHTAPDSSSAGGFTQL, encoded by the exons ATGCAGTCGGCTGCTGGGAACGCGaccgacgatgatgacgatgaagatgacgacgatgatg ATTCTCGCCCTTTCACCCCTCCACCACCCCGCGGACGCCTCAGCTACACGCGGTACCAGTTGGAGTTGCTGAACGGCATTTACCAAGAAGTGCGCTACCCCAATACAGTGCAAAAGCAACTGATCGCAAAGCGCGTGGGGATCACCCGCGAACAAGTCAAG ATCTGGTTCCAAAACCGTAGGCGAAAGGACGTAGTGGGAAGCAGAGCGGGAAACAGAGATGCAGCCACCGCCGAGAAATCCACCAATGACTCTACTTCAGCCACTCGCGATGCCATCATCAGCACCACGGCAAGCAGCAGGAGCACGTCCCCCAGCGTGTGTTCCAAGGAGGAAGACTCTCCAGACGCGGAAGGTGCTTCAGACATGCTTTACGTGGGCAACGGGGCCACGGGAGATAACAGAGCTGGCCACGAGGCTGACCTAAGGGGTGCCAACGTCGGCAAGACGGCCAGTCGAATGGTGCCGGAAGTGGTGATGCGCAGCGTCATCTCAGAACTGGGACGCTTCAGCAGCGACAAGCTCAAGTCCAAGAAGAACAAGCGCAAGAACCGGCTCAAGCAGCGCGGGCGCACtccctcatcgtcgtcgtcctcagCAGGAGGTGGgtctggaggaggaggaggagtgccGGTCCGATTTACTCCAGGAGGTATGGTGGCCGGAGAGGCCAGCGACGGGAGCGTACATGCGAGGTCCTCCCTGAGCCGGCTGTTCTGCCCTTACGACATGGTGGCGCCGCCTAACAAGGTCACTCCAACGGCTTTCCTCAACACCGCCGCCAACCGCTTCTACCACTCGTACGGCTCCTCGGCATTCAGCAGTCCGCGCGATATCCGCCCCGACTCCCTACCCCCGGGTGGAGGCATGGCCTGCATGCCCAACCTGGAGGGGGTGGGCCTGTCCCCCGGCATGGGAGGGGCTGTTCCTTCCGATgccagccaccaccaccaccatcacccggTACTGTCGGGACTAGGAATGGCGGGTGTGGGGCTCATGCCTGTGGGCCAACCGCCAGGGACGGGGGCGCATGAAGGACTTCCTGTGCTGTCCGACATGCTGGGGCCTCATCATCACCGCCACCCTCTGGACTCCAGCACCCTCGGGAGGGAGGTCCGAGAGTCCTCCTCGCAGCCACATCCCGCAGAGGACGCGAGTGAAAACAGGTCGACCACCCATCATCACAACCACCTTTCTCCCTTCAACATGTCGTCATCTTCTGCGCCTTCGTTGTCGATGAATCGTGTCTTCCCGTTCCCCATTTTTGCTGATCCTCCCATCGTCCTATCCAACCTAAACCAGCACGAGTCTTTGAGGGGACACTCAAGCTGGCCCGCCCTTCCGCCCACCCATCTGAACCCCATGTCCACGCTGGACGAGTCCTACAAACCTGTCCTGATTTCCTCCATCACCAACCCCTTCTACACGCACTCGTCGCCAACGCCACATTGGCCCATCCAGCACACAGCGCCAGATTCTTCTTCTGCGGGAGGTTTTACTCAACTGTGA